TCGGCAGAACAGCCTGCTTGCCCTGGGCGACCGGGTCTCCGGGGGAAAGGGTGCGTCCGGCATTATCCTGGCGCCCGCAGTGGACCTGTTCCTTGACAGGGAAAGGCTGAGCGCGGCGGCGGACCAAAATAGAGAACAACCCGGGGGCGGGTACAGTTTTATTGCGCTGTTTCCGGAACTGGTCCCGCAGACGAACCGGCTGGGCGCGTATTGGGAAGGACTGGCAGCATTGCTAACAGATGGGGGCATGGCGGTGATCGCCCTGCCCTCTTCGGCGGCGGAACGGTTTGACCGGGAGAAGCCTATGGGATTTACCCGGCTGGGGGACATCAAGCGACAGGGGTTTAGGGCGCTGGGATATGAGAGGCGGTGAGGGGATGTCCGGAGTATATACTTATTTTCCCGCTTCTTCCAGGGCACCTTCCACCGCTTCAATAAATTGATTGTACGCAATGGTAGCCCCGCTCACCGCGTCAAGGTCCTTCAGGCTCTGGTTTTCTAAAAATTGCCGCCTATATTGTTCCATGGCCCGTACTGCAAGCTGGGCCTTATCGTAAAAATCCTGGTTTGATATTTCCCCGTTCACCTTACCGTAGTTTTCATCCTTTATGCTCCCATCCTTCTGACGGGTGATAAACACACAATCGGTAACCTTGCTGTCCTTCAGGGTAAGGGTGATCTCCCCCCAGGCGCCGGTGTCGTCCGTCCCGCTCTTCCCGCTGTATGTCCCGTCTTTATACTCAGCTTTACCACAGGAAAAAAGCAGTAAAGCTGCCACGCAAAGTGTAATGGCAAAAAACTTTTTCATAATGAACCCTCCTTCTTCCCATTCCCCTCTTCCGTATTATTAACAATCCTGGCGACTCTCCCATGTTCCAGCACAACCGTGCGCTGGGCATCCTCGGCAACCTCAGGGTCGTGGGTAACCACAATCAGGGTACTGCCCTCCCGGTGAAGGGTCTTAAATATTTCCAGAACCAGGGATTCGTTGGCCTCATCCAGGTTACCCGTGGGTTCATCAGCCAGGATCAGCATGGGGTAGTTGATCAGCGCCCGGGCTATGCAGACCCGCTGCTGTTCACCCCCGGAAAGCTGGCTGGGAAGGTGCCTGGCACGATCCGCCAGGCCGACCCGGTCCAGGGCTTCCATCGCTTCCTTTTCGTCGGGCATGGAATGGTAGTACTGGGCCACCATGATATTTTCCAGGGCGCTCAGGTACTTTACCAGGTGGAACTGCTGGAAGATCAGGCCTATCTTATCCCGCCGGGTGGTGGTGAGGTTTTTGGAACTCTCCTTAGCGATATTAACGCCGTCCAGGATGACATCTCCCGTGGAGGGCTTATCCATGCAGCCTATGATATTCATCATGGTGGTTTTCCCGGAACCTGATGGCCCCATGATGGCAAGCCATTCCCCTTTCCGAACCGTCAGGTTGACATCCTTTAAGGCTTTGAGGTTGCCGTAAATTTTTGAAATGTCCCGTAACTCAAGTAAATCCATATCATTCTCCTCGTAACACTATTGCGGGGTCAACTTCGGTGGCGCTCCGTACCGGAATAAGGCAGGCCAGGCCGGTGATAAAAACTGACACAATAATTGTGAAGGGCGCCATCTGGGGTATAAAACTAATTGGCCGGTTAAACACGT
The window above is part of the Treponema primitia ZAS-1 genome. Proteins encoded here:
- a CDS encoding FMN-binding protein translates to MKKFFAITLCVAALLLFSCGKAEYKDGTYSGKSGTDDTGAWGEITLTLKDSKVTDCVFITRQKDGSIKDENYGKVNGEISNQDFYDKAQLAVRAMEQYRRQFLENQSLKDLDAVSGATIAYNQFIEAVEGALEEAGK
- a CDS encoding ABC transporter ATP-binding protein, with product MDLLELRDISKIYGNLKALKDVNLTVRKGEWLAIMGPSGSGKTTMMNIIGCMDKPSTGDVILDGVNIAKESSKNLTTTRRDKIGLIFQQFHLVKYLSALENIMVAQYYHSMPDEKEAMEALDRVGLADRARHLPSQLSGGEQQRVCIARALINYPMLILADEPTGNLDEANESLVLEIFKTLHREGSTLIVVTHDPEVAEDAQRTVVLEHGRVARIVNNTEEGNGKKEGSL